The genomic DNA ATCCACCAGCTGCCGCAGCGTGGTGTTGAGGCGCCAGCTGCCAAAGCGCAGTTCGTGGCCGCCCACCGCCGCCGAGCGCTTCACGCCGCCGCCCCGGGTGCGGCGCAGCACGGTGTGGATGCGCGCCACCAGCTCACGCATCTCGAAGGGCTTGGTGACATAGTCATCGGCGCCCACCTCCAGCCCGACCACGCGGTCGGCCAGCTCGGTGCGCGCGGTGAGCATGATCACCGGCAGGTCGCCGCGCTCGCGGATCTCGCGGCACAGCGCCAGGCCGTTTTCGCCGCGCAGCGAGAGGTCGAGCACCACCAGGTCGTAGTCGCGCGTGGCCATGGCGGCGCGCATGGCGGCTCCGCCCTCGGCGCCATCGGCTTCGATGCCGAAGGTGGCGAGATACTCGGCCAGCATGGAGCGGATCTGCGGATCGTCGTCGACGATCAGCAAATGAAGGGGCGTGGCGGGAGAATGGTCCATCGGGTTTCGTCGTGCTTTGCAGTGGTTTGCCGCGTGGCGTATGGCATGTCGACAGCAGGTTTGCTTCGGTATGGAAGCGGATCGGGGCGGCCCGGCAGGCGGCCGTCGCCAGGGATTGACTCTACCAGCCCGGCTTGGCGGCCCGATAGGCAGGGTGTGGCCGCTTTGTACCGGGCTTGATACAAAGCGGCCCGCCCCGGGGACTCGCTTTGTACGGCATTGCTTGCGCGCGCTGACCAAGCGCTCAAGCAACAGGGGGCTAGCCTTTCTAAGATGTCATGTCGTTATCCCGCCGCTTTTGTGCCTGCAAGTTCCTGACAAGCAGGCAACGGCAGCCCGGCGCCCCGCTATGCTTGAAGCCATCGGCATCACGTCGGCGATCCCGGGCCTCTCCCCGCATGACCTCCATGGAGAATCCTTGTGACCCAGCCCCAAGCCTTACTGCCCCGACTGCGTTCCCTGCTGTCCCTCGCCGTGCTGTCCGGCGCCTGCGCCTTGACACTGCCGGCGCACGCGCTGCAGACCGGCGCGCCGGCCGTTGCCGGCCCCCGCCAGCCGGCGGCACCCGCATCGCTGCGCGAAGCGCTGGCGCTCACGCCTGCCCAGGCCGCCCTCTGGCAAGCCGCCCGGGCCGCGGCGCGGGAAGCGCATGCGCACGCGCTGGAACTGCAGGCACGCTTGATCCGCGAGAGTGGCGGCCCCGCTCTGCCGGAGGGGCCCGAGCCGTCGCTGCGCGCCCGCGCGGAGCGGGAAGACCGCCTGCACGATGCGCTCGACAAGGATCGCCGCACCGCGCGCGATCGCTGGATCGCGTTTGAAGAAAGCCTGGATGCCGGCCAGCGCAAGCGCCTGCGCGACATGCCGGAGGGTCGCATGCCGGGCTCGCCGCCGGGCCCGTTCGGCCCCGGTCCCCACTCCTTCCCCGGCGCCATGGCAGGCCCGATGCCCGGCCACGGACCGGCGCCCATGCCCTGCGCTTTCGGCGCGAACGGCCCGTTCAGCGTACCCGGCGCTGCGGGACCTCACCGACCAGGAGTGCCAGATGCCCAATAAGCCCCTCGACCACGCAGGCCCGATCGCGGCAAACGCAGGCCGCCGCCGCTTCCTCGGCGGCGTTCTGGGAGGATCCCTCGGCGCCGGGTTGATGGGGCTGGCGGGCGATGCCGCCGCGCAACCCGCCACCTGCCTGCTCACGCCGGCCATGACCGAGGGCCCGTTCTATATCGACCAGGCGCTGGTACGCCGCGATATCCGCGATGGCCGGCCGGGCCAGTTGCTGCGGCTGAGGCTGGTCGTGGTGGACACCGACCGCGGCTGCGCGCCAGTGGCCGGCGCGCTGGCCAGCATCTGGCATTGCGATGCCGGCGGCAGCTACAGCGGCTACGACCAGCGCAGCATGCCGCCGCCACCTGCGGGCGGCCCCGGCCCGGGGCCGGAACAAGGCCCAGGCCCGGACGGTGGCGGCATGCCCGCCGTGCCCGCCAGCGCCTCCCGCTTCCTGCGCGGCGTGCAGCCCACCGGCCCCGATGGCGCCACGCAATTCCTGACGATCTACCCGGGCTGGTACGCGCCGCGCGCGGTGCATATCCACCTGAAGATCCATCTCGGCAAGACCGAGGTGCTGACCACCCAGCTGTTCTTCGACGATGCCCTCAGCCGCGAGGTGCACCTCCAGCATGCCGCGTATCGCGCGCGGGGCGCTTCGCCAGTGCAAAACGCACGGGACGGCATCGCCGGCGCGCGCCCCAACCTGCTGCGGGTACGCCGCCTGCGGGACGCGGCCGGCACGCTGGAAGGCGAATTCACCCTGGGCATCGCGCGCGCCTGACAGCCACAGGATCTGGCGGATTCCCTAAAAAAACGCCCCCGGACTTAAGGTGCGGAGGCGCTGAACAGGGAAGAAGTCGGGCGTAATGCCCGGCCACGCCGCTCCGAAGGGACGGAACGACGCGGCACCTGGTCCAGTACATCGGGCCAGGCACCGGCGATGTTAGACGGACATCGGGCGGGGGTCATGTCCCCCTTGTAGGCCAATGTATCGACTTTGTACGTTCGGCACCGGCATGGGGCACTGCACGCCATGCCGGCGCCGGTCATGCCGGGTTCTTGCCTGGCGCGCCGGGCGTTCCCAGCAGGGCCTTGAGCCCGGCCAGGCGATCCTTGGGGCTCATGGCGGGCGTTTCGTCCTTGATCGCGGGCGCCTCCTCGAGCTTCATCTCGCCGATGAAGCGCGAGGGCTCGCACGAATAGGTATCGCGGGCGCGCTTGCGCTTCTTGCACCAGCTCAGGTGCAGGCTGCGCTGGGCTCGCGTGATGCCCACATACATCAGGCGGCGCTCTTCCTCGATCTTTTCGTCGCTCATGTCTTCGTCTTCGCGGCAGTGGGGCAGGATGCCCTCTTCCACGCCGACCAGGAACACGTGCGGATATTCCAGCCCCTTGGAGGCGTGCAGCGTCGACAGGCGCACCGCGTCGGGATCTTCCTCGCGGCCTTCGAGCATGCTCATCAGCGCCACCGTCTGGGTCAGCTCCAGCAGGTTCTTGCCCTCGTCGCCGAAGCCGTCGGCGGTGTCGAAGCCGGTAGCCTCTTCCGCCTCGCCCGTGGCTTCCGGCTTGGTGCCCTTGCGCTTGAGCCAGTCGAGGAATTCCAGCGTGTTGGTCCAGCGCGACTGGGCCTGGCGCTCGTCGAAGGTGTCGTACAGGTAGGCCTCGTAGTGGATGCCTTCCATCATGTCGTCGAGCACCTGCGTGGCGGGATCGCTGGCTGCGCGCCCGGCCAGGCGCACCATGGCCTCGCAGAACACCCGCAGCGGCTCCAGCTGGCGCGGCTGCAGCTTGCCTTCGATGCCGCCCATCATGGCCGCCTCGAACAGCGAGACCTTGGCCTGCCCGGCGAAGGTGCCCAGCACTTCCAGCGTGGTGTTGCCCACGCCGCGTTTGGGCGTGGTGATCGCGCGGATGAAGGCAGGATCGTCGTCCGGGTTGGCGATCAGGCGCAGGTAGGCGCAGATGTCCTTGATCTCGGCCTTGTCGAAGAAGCTCTGCCCGCCCGAGAGCACATAAGGAATGCGCTCGCGGCGCAGGATCTGCTCGAACAGCCGCGCCTGGTGGTTGCCGCGATACAGGATGGCGTAGTCGCGGAACTGCGCGCGCCGCTCGAACTTGTGGGCGGACAGGCGGAACACCACGGATTCCGCCTCGTGCTCCTCATCGTTCATCGGGTTGACGGCGATGGGGTCGCCC from Cupriavidus sp. D39 includes the following:
- a CDS encoding UvrD-helicase domain-containing protein, encoding MTHGLNPAQSEAVRYLDGPCLVLAGAGSGKTRVITQKIAHLIEDKGFQPKHIAAVTFTNKAAKEMQERIAKLMEGKTTREGKRIPIKQITVSTFHSLGVQILRAEAEHVGLKPRFSIMDSDDCFGMVQEQLASTDKKLIRSVQSTISLWKNGMVDPETAIAQADNPDDHQAALIYRNYVATLHAYQAVDFDDLIRLPAELFARNEEVRLRWQNRLRYFLVDEYQDTNACQYQLLKQLAGGSHLRAPAFTAVGDDDQAIYGWRGATLDNLKLLQTDFPDLKVVKLEQNYRSTVRILEAANAVISNNPKLFDKKLWSEHGMGDPIAVNPMNDEEHEAESVVFRLSAHKFERRAQFRDYAILYRGNHQARLFEQILRRERIPYVLSGGQSFFDKAEIKDICAYLRLIANPDDDPAFIRAITTPKRGVGNTTLEVLGTFAGQAKVSLFEAAMMGGIEGKLQPRQLEPLRVFCEAMVRLAGRAASDPATQVLDDMMEGIHYEAYLYDTFDERQAQSRWTNTLEFLDWLKRKGTKPEATGEAEEATGFDTADGFGDEGKNLLELTQTVALMSMLEGREEDPDAVRLSTLHASKGLEYPHVFLVGVEEGILPHCREDEDMSDEKIEEERRLMYVGITRAQRSLHLSWCKKRKRARDTYSCEPSRFIGEMKLEEAPAIKDETPAMSPKDRLAGLKALLGTPGAPGKNPA
- a CDS encoding protocatechuate 3,4-dioxygenase, which gives rise to MPNKPLDHAGPIAANAGRRRFLGGVLGGSLGAGLMGLAGDAAAQPATCLLTPAMTEGPFYIDQALVRRDIRDGRPGQLLRLRLVVVDTDRGCAPVAGALASIWHCDAGGSYSGYDQRSMPPPPAGGPGPGPEQGPGPDGGGMPAVPASASRFLRGVQPTGPDGATQFLTIYPGWYAPRAVHIHLKIHLGKTEVLTTQLFFDDALSREVHLQHAAYRARGASPVQNARDGIAGARPNLLRVRRLRDAAGTLEGEFTLGIARA
- a CDS encoding response regulator; its protein translation is MDHSPATPLHLLIVDDDPQIRSMLAEYLATFGIEADGAEGGAAMRAAMATRDYDLVVLDLSLRGENGLALCREIRERGDLPVIMLTARTELADRVVGLEVGADDYVTKPFEMRELVARIHTVLRRTRGGGVKRSAAVGGHELRFGSWRLNTTLRQLVDGEETVVPLSNAEFRLLLAFIEHPNRVLDRELLINQARGRDLDVFDRSIDLLVSRLRQKLRDDPRDPTLIRTVRGEGYVFTGAVEA